The Juglans microcarpa x Juglans regia isolate MS1-56 chromosome 2S, Jm3101_v1.0, whole genome shotgun sequence genome has a window encoding:
- the LOC121252217 gene encoding nuclear transport factor 2-like isoform X2 codes for MALQTENPPTTPSAQVVGNAFVEQYYHILHQSPELVYRFYQDSSVLSRPDSNAVMTSVTTMQGINEKILSLDYKDYKAEIKTADAQKSYKDGVTVLVTGCLTGKDNLRRRFTQSFYLAPQDNGYFVLNDVFRYIDEDEPLDDHAVSGDNVTTAPLTPDHKPTHISDPPATVLETSTVEVDQNVAEKSYDPSEQERRLAIGKETVTPSHSNSNGNDLSTAVESSSCSGQDDAPRKSYASIVKVTKGSSGPTKIYVPTNAIKVAPTKTENQSLGSVAPSSVPEPSAPSSVGTPESSNTQDEVEGHSIYIRNLPFSVTVEQLDLEFKKFGPIKQGGIQVRNNKQQGYCFGFVEFQSLSSMNSAIQASPITIGGRKAVIEIKRTTTRVDSSGRGIFSPGRGGYRNDSFKSRGNYGGGRVFGRNEYGSRSDFSGRGRLRGDLSSRGRGPTGRGEGYQQGRGRGGRPIGPNQNVSS; via the exons ATGGCCTTACAAACAGAAAATCCTCCTACTACTCCCAGTGCCCAAGTGGTTGGAAATGCTTTTGTTGAGCAGTACTACCATATTCTTCACCAGTCACCAGAATTGGTATATAGATTCTATCAAGATTCAAGTGTGCTAAGTCGGCCTGATTCTAATGCCGTGATGACTTCAGTAACAACCATGCAA GGTATCAATGAGAAGATTCTTTCTTTGGATTACAAAGACTATAAGGCAGAGATAAAGACTGCAGATGCTCAGAAGTCTTACAAGGATGGAGTAACTGTGCTGGTAACTGGATGTTTAACGGGCAAAGATAACTTGAGAAGGAGATTCACACAATCCTTTTATCTTGCTCCACAAGACAATGGATACTTTGTTCTTAATGATGTTTTTAGGTACATAGATGAGGATGAACCATTGGATGACCATGCAGTTAGTGGAGATAATGTGACAACTGCCCCCTTAACTCCTGACCATA AGCCAACTCATATTTCTGATCCTCCTGCCACTGTTCTGGAAACTTCAACAGTGGAAGTTGATCAAAATGTTGCCGAGAAATCTTATGACCCATCTGAGCAAGAGAGACGCTTAGCTATTGGTAAAGAGACTGTCACGCCATCTCATTCTAATTCAAATGGTAATGATCTTTCCACAGCTGTAGAATCATCTTCTTGTTCAGGCCAAGATGATGCTCCAAGGAAGTCTTATGCATCAATT GTTAAAGTAACTAAAGGGAGTTCAGGGCCAACTAAAATTTATGTACCTACCAATGCTATAAAGGTGGCTCCTACGAAAACCGAGAACCAGTCACTTGGGTCAGTGGCACCTTCTTCAGTTCCTGAACCATCAGCACCAAGCAGTGTTGGTACTCCTGAAAGTAGCAATACTCAAGATgaag TTGAGGGACACTCCATCTACATTCGTAATTTGCCCTTCAGTGTGACGGTTGAGCAGCTTGATTTGGAATTCAAGAAATTTGGACCGATCAAGCAAGGTGGCATCCAAGTTAGAAATAATAAG CAGCAGGGATACTGTTTTGGCTTTGTTGAATTCCAGTCTTTGAGCTCCATGAATAGTGCAATTCAG GCTTCACCAATCACCATTGGGGGCCGTAAGGCTGTTATTGAAATAAAGAGAACTACCACTCGAG TTGATAGTAGTGGAAGAGGTATCTTCTCTCCTGGAAGGGGAGGTTACCGTAATGACAGCTTCAAGAGCCGTGGGAATTATGGTGGTGGCCGGGTTTTTGGTAGAAATGAGTATGGAAGCCGGAGTGATTTCTCTGGTCGAGGGAGGTTACGGGGCGATTTATCCAGTCGAGGGAGGGGCCCTACTGGGCGCGGTGAAGGTTATCAGCAAGGCAGAGGGAGAGGAGGCCGTCCCATTGGACCAAATCAGAATGTTTCCTCATGA
- the LOC121252217 gene encoding nuclear transport factor 2-like isoform X1, translating into MWWYFGRMALQTENPPTTPSAQVVGNAFVEQYYHILHQSPELVYRFYQDSSVLSRPDSNAVMTSVTTMQGINEKILSLDYKDYKAEIKTADAQKSYKDGVTVLVTGCLTGKDNLRRRFTQSFYLAPQDNGYFVLNDVFRYIDEDEPLDDHAVSGDNVTTAPLTPDHKPTHISDPPATVLETSTVEVDQNVAEKSYDPSEQERRLAIGKETVTPSHSNSNGNDLSTAVESSSCSGQDDAPRKSYASIVKVTKGSSGPTKIYVPTNAIKVAPTKTENQSLGSVAPSSVPEPSAPSSVGTPESSNTQDEVEGHSIYIRNLPFSVTVEQLDLEFKKFGPIKQGGIQVRNNKQQGYCFGFVEFQSLSSMNSAIQASPITIGGRKAVIEIKRTTTRVDSSGRGIFSPGRGGYRNDSFKSRGNYGGGRVFGRNEYGSRSDFSGRGRLRGDLSSRGRGPTGRGEGYQQGRGRGGRPIGPNQNVSS; encoded by the exons ATGTGGTGGTATTTTGGCAGAATGGCCTTACAAACAGAAAATCCTCCTACTACTCCCAGTGCCCAAGTGGTTGGAAATGCTTTTGTTGAGCAGTACTACCATATTCTTCACCAGTCACCAGAATTGGTATATAGATTCTATCAAGATTCAAGTGTGCTAAGTCGGCCTGATTCTAATGCCGTGATGACTTCAGTAACAACCATGCAA GGTATCAATGAGAAGATTCTTTCTTTGGATTACAAAGACTATAAGGCAGAGATAAAGACTGCAGATGCTCAGAAGTCTTACAAGGATGGAGTAACTGTGCTGGTAACTGGATGTTTAACGGGCAAAGATAACTTGAGAAGGAGATTCACACAATCCTTTTATCTTGCTCCACAAGACAATGGATACTTTGTTCTTAATGATGTTTTTAGGTACATAGATGAGGATGAACCATTGGATGACCATGCAGTTAGTGGAGATAATGTGACAACTGCCCCCTTAACTCCTGACCATA AGCCAACTCATATTTCTGATCCTCCTGCCACTGTTCTGGAAACTTCAACAGTGGAAGTTGATCAAAATGTTGCCGAGAAATCTTATGACCCATCTGAGCAAGAGAGACGCTTAGCTATTGGTAAAGAGACTGTCACGCCATCTCATTCTAATTCAAATGGTAATGATCTTTCCACAGCTGTAGAATCATCTTCTTGTTCAGGCCAAGATGATGCTCCAAGGAAGTCTTATGCATCAATT GTTAAAGTAACTAAAGGGAGTTCAGGGCCAACTAAAATTTATGTACCTACCAATGCTATAAAGGTGGCTCCTACGAAAACCGAGAACCAGTCACTTGGGTCAGTGGCACCTTCTTCAGTTCCTGAACCATCAGCACCAAGCAGTGTTGGTACTCCTGAAAGTAGCAATACTCAAGATgaag TTGAGGGACACTCCATCTACATTCGTAATTTGCCCTTCAGTGTGACGGTTGAGCAGCTTGATTTGGAATTCAAGAAATTTGGACCGATCAAGCAAGGTGGCATCCAAGTTAGAAATAATAAG CAGCAGGGATACTGTTTTGGCTTTGTTGAATTCCAGTCTTTGAGCTCCATGAATAGTGCAATTCAG GCTTCACCAATCACCATTGGGGGCCGTAAGGCTGTTATTGAAATAAAGAGAACTACCACTCGAG TTGATAGTAGTGGAAGAGGTATCTTCTCTCCTGGAAGGGGAGGTTACCGTAATGACAGCTTCAAGAGCCGTGGGAATTATGGTGGTGGCCGGGTTTTTGGTAGAAATGAGTATGGAAGCCGGAGTGATTTCTCTGGTCGAGGGAGGTTACGGGGCGATTTATCCAGTCGAGGGAGGGGCCCTACTGGGCGCGGTGAAGGTTATCAGCAAGGCAGAGGGAGAGGAGGCCGTCCCATTGGACCAAATCAGAATGTTTCCTCATGA
- the LOC121252228 gene encoding phenolic glucoside malonyltransferase 1-like: MATKNSVKILEVCGVSPPQKTPVSAIPTTRPLTFFDLLWLRFAPVQRVFFYETSHTDSPFLDTILPKLKDSLSLTLQQYLPLAGTLKWPKDSHKPIINYTEGDAISLSVAESNANFYHLSGDNFVEAVEYHPLVPHLATSTEACSVLALQVTTFSNCGFCIGITAHHAVLDGRSSTMFMKSWARICKLGGRDALYLVPELTPCYDRMVIKDPVGLEAIYLNQWMNENGPNNKSLMVWEPKTPPDTVRGTFKLTRANLEKLRQLIMTSMLEEKNKQKQPLHLSTYTLTCAYTFVCLAKAEQPRDTKYFTCFSVDARHRLEDPIPGTYFGNCVAGRIATLEGNELAGEEGMAVAVKAISEAIRSLGDGVLSGAEKWIEIVFATKNARLIGVAGAPRFELYSTDFGWGKPMKVDMISIDKTGAISLSETRDGAGEVEVGLVLKKPEMEVFASLFAKGLEGL; encoded by the coding sequence ATGGCAACCAAAAATTCAGTTAAAATACTTGAGGTTTGCGGGGTGTCTCCCCCACAGAAGACCCCTGTCTCGGCCATTCCAACCACTCGTCCTCTTACCTTCTTTGATCTACTCTGGCTAAGATTTGCTCCGGTTCAGCGTGTTTTCTTCTACGAAACCTCTCATACTGACTCACCTTTCCTGGATACCATTCTTCCAAAACTAAAAGATTCGCTCTCCCTCACCCTCCAACAATATCTTCCACTTGCCGGTACCCTCAAATGGCCGAAAGATTCGCACAAACCGATCATCAATTACACCGAGGGAGATGCAATTTCACTCTCTGTAGCTGAGTCTAACGCCAACTTCTACCATCTCTCTGGCGACAACTTTGTCGAAGCTGTCGAATACCATCCTCTCGTACCCCACTTGGCAACTTCCACCGAAGCTTGCTCGGTGTTAGCTTTACAAGTCACGACGTTCTCAAACTGCGGGTTTTGTATTGGAATCACCGCACACCATGCTGTTCTTGACGGGAGAAGTTCGACCATGTTTATGAAGTCATGGGCTCGCATATGCAAACTTGGAGGTAGAGATGCTCTGTACTTGGTGCCGGAGCTAACACCGTGCTATGACAGGATGGTCATCAAGGATCCGGTTGGGCTGGAAGCAATCTACCTGAACCAGTGGATGAACGAGAATGGTCCAAACAACAAGAGCTTAATGGTATGGGAACCAAAAACTCCACCAGATACGGTTCGAGGCACCTTCAAGTTGACTCGTGCCAACCTGGAAAAGCTCAGGCAATTGATCATGACAAGCATGCTGGAGGAGAAGAATAAACAAAAGCAACCATTGCACTTGTCGACGTATACACTAACTTGTGCCTACACGTTTGTTTGTCTTGCGAAGGCAGAACAACCAAGGGACACCAAATACTTTACTTGCTTTAGTGTGGACGCCAGGCATCGATTAGAGGATCCTATCCCTGGGACTTATTTTGGAAACTGCGTAGCAGGTCGTATAGCCACTTTAGAGGGAAACGAGCTTGCGGGAGAAGAGGGGATGGCGGTTGCGGTAAAGGCTATCAGCGAAGCAATCAGAAGTTTAGGTGATGGCGTCCTAAGTGGGGCCGAAAAATGGATTGAAATAGTGTTCGCTACAAAGAATGCAAGATTAATTGGCGTTGCGGGCGCACCTCGATTTGAGCTTTACAGTACTGATTTTGGGTGGGGAAAGCCAATGAAGGTGGACATGATATCCATAGATAAAACGGGGGCTATATCTCTTTCTGAAACTAGAGATGGTGCTGGAGAAGTCGAAGTAGGTTTGGTTTTGAAGAAACCTGAAATGGAAGTGTTTGCTTCACTTTTTGCCAAAGGTCTTGAAGGTCTGTAA
- the LOC121252217 gene encoding nuclear transport factor 2-like isoform X3 produces MTSVTTMQGINEKILSLDYKDYKAEIKTADAQKSYKDGVTVLVTGCLTGKDNLRRRFTQSFYLAPQDNGYFVLNDVFRYIDEDEPLDDHAVSGDNVTTAPLTPDHKPTHISDPPATVLETSTVEVDQNVAEKSYDPSEQERRLAIGKETVTPSHSNSNGNDLSTAVESSSCSGQDDAPRKSYASIVKVTKGSSGPTKIYVPTNAIKVAPTKTENQSLGSVAPSSVPEPSAPSSVGTPESSNTQDEVEGHSIYIRNLPFSVTVEQLDLEFKKFGPIKQGGIQVRNNKQQGYCFGFVEFQSLSSMNSAIQASPITIGGRKAVIEIKRTTTRVDSSGRGIFSPGRGGYRNDSFKSRGNYGGGRVFGRNEYGSRSDFSGRGRLRGDLSSRGRGPTGRGEGYQQGRGRGGRPIGPNQNVSS; encoded by the exons ATGACTTCAGTAACAACCATGCAA GGTATCAATGAGAAGATTCTTTCTTTGGATTACAAAGACTATAAGGCAGAGATAAAGACTGCAGATGCTCAGAAGTCTTACAAGGATGGAGTAACTGTGCTGGTAACTGGATGTTTAACGGGCAAAGATAACTTGAGAAGGAGATTCACACAATCCTTTTATCTTGCTCCACAAGACAATGGATACTTTGTTCTTAATGATGTTTTTAGGTACATAGATGAGGATGAACCATTGGATGACCATGCAGTTAGTGGAGATAATGTGACAACTGCCCCCTTAACTCCTGACCATA AGCCAACTCATATTTCTGATCCTCCTGCCACTGTTCTGGAAACTTCAACAGTGGAAGTTGATCAAAATGTTGCCGAGAAATCTTATGACCCATCTGAGCAAGAGAGACGCTTAGCTATTGGTAAAGAGACTGTCACGCCATCTCATTCTAATTCAAATGGTAATGATCTTTCCACAGCTGTAGAATCATCTTCTTGTTCAGGCCAAGATGATGCTCCAAGGAAGTCTTATGCATCAATT GTTAAAGTAACTAAAGGGAGTTCAGGGCCAACTAAAATTTATGTACCTACCAATGCTATAAAGGTGGCTCCTACGAAAACCGAGAACCAGTCACTTGGGTCAGTGGCACCTTCTTCAGTTCCTGAACCATCAGCACCAAGCAGTGTTGGTACTCCTGAAAGTAGCAATACTCAAGATgaag TTGAGGGACACTCCATCTACATTCGTAATTTGCCCTTCAGTGTGACGGTTGAGCAGCTTGATTTGGAATTCAAGAAATTTGGACCGATCAAGCAAGGTGGCATCCAAGTTAGAAATAATAAG CAGCAGGGATACTGTTTTGGCTTTGTTGAATTCCAGTCTTTGAGCTCCATGAATAGTGCAATTCAG GCTTCACCAATCACCATTGGGGGCCGTAAGGCTGTTATTGAAATAAAGAGAACTACCACTCGAG TTGATAGTAGTGGAAGAGGTATCTTCTCTCCTGGAAGGGGAGGTTACCGTAATGACAGCTTCAAGAGCCGTGGGAATTATGGTGGTGGCCGGGTTTTTGGTAGAAATGAGTATGGAAGCCGGAGTGATTTCTCTGGTCGAGGGAGGTTACGGGGCGATTTATCCAGTCGAGGGAGGGGCCCTACTGGGCGCGGTGAAGGTTATCAGCAAGGCAGAGGGAGAGGAGGCCGTCCCATTGGACCAAATCAGAATGTTTCCTCATGA